A single Rhodoligotrophos defluvii DNA region contains:
- a CDS encoding MBL fold metallo-hydrolase RNA specificity domain-containing protein, translating into MRSPDAAQIRHARSAEPRRSKVAGAAPFALTFLGGAGTVTGSKYLLEMPDARVLVDCGLFQGFKQLRLRNWAPFPIAPERLDAVVLTHAHLDHSGYLPLLVRNGFSGPILSTEATRDLCAILLPDSGYLQEKDAEFANRHGFSKHRPALPLYTRADAEASLERFAPVAFGQECPIGRSLTVRFLPAGHILGAAIVEFVHGSTRLVFSGDLGRADSPTMLDPTPIPEADYLLVESTYGDRRHEPRDPEDALAEVITRTAARGGTVLVPAFAVGRAQTLLYHLQRLKASGRIPDLPVFLDSPMAIDASELLCRHLNAHKLTEQECRISCGVARYVRAVEESKALNTNPVPKVIISASGMATGGRVLHHLKRLAPDPRNTVLFAGFQAGGTRGAALVAGAERVKIHGEYFPVRAEIDNLSMLSAHADSDEILGWLRNFERPPALTFITHGEPVGSDVLRHRIEEELGWNCRIPEHGETVALP; encoded by the coding sequence ATGCGATCTCCTGACGCCGCTCAGATCCGGCACGCGCGATCCGCGGAACCACGACGATCGAAAGTGGCCGGCGCGGCGCCATTCGCCCTGACCTTTCTCGGCGGCGCCGGCACGGTGACCGGCTCCAAATACCTCCTTGAGATGCCGGACGCGCGCGTGCTCGTCGATTGCGGTCTCTTCCAGGGCTTCAAGCAACTGCGGCTGCGTAACTGGGCGCCCTTCCCGATCGCCCCGGAGCGCCTCGATGCGGTCGTGCTGACGCATGCGCATCTCGACCACAGCGGTTATCTTCCCCTCCTCGTCCGGAACGGCTTCTCGGGACCGATCCTGTCGACGGAAGCAACGCGCGATCTTTGTGCCATCCTCCTGCCGGACAGCGGCTATCTTCAGGAGAAGGATGCCGAATTCGCCAACCGGCACGGCTTCTCCAAGCATCGCCCGGCGCTACCCCTCTACACGCGCGCCGATGCGGAGGCCTCGCTCGAGAGGTTTGCCCCTGTGGCTTTCGGGCAGGAGTGCCCGATCGGGCGAAGCCTCACCGTGCGGTTCCTGCCTGCCGGACATATCCTCGGCGCCGCCATCGTCGAGTTCGTGCACGGTTCGACGCGACTGGTATTCTCCGGCGATCTCGGGCGCGCCGACAGCCCCACAATGCTGGATCCAACCCCGATTCCCGAGGCCGACTACCTGCTCGTCGAATCCACCTACGGCGATCGCCGGCACGAGCCGCGGGATCCCGAGGACGCGCTAGCGGAGGTGATCACGCGGACGGCGGCGCGGGGCGGCACGGTTCTCGTGCCCGCCTTCGCCGTCGGCCGCGCGCAGACGCTGCTCTACCATCTTCAGCGGCTCAAGGCCTCGGGTCGGATCCCCGACCTGCCCGTCTTCCTCGACAGTCCGATGGCGATAGACGCGAGCGAACTCCTCTGCCGGCATCTCAACGCGCACAAGCTCACCGAGCAGGAGTGCCGGATCTCTTGCGGTGTGGCGCGCTACGTCCGCGCGGTCGAGGAGTCGAAGGCGCTGAATACAAATCCCGTCCCGAAGGTGATCATCTCGGCGAGCGGCATGGCGACCGGTGGCCGCGTGCTCCATCACCTGAAGCGGCTGGCCCCTGACCCCCGGAACACCGTTCTGTTCGCCGGCTTCCAGGCGGGCGGCACGCGCGGCGCGGCTCTGGTGGCCGGCGCCGAGCGCGTGAAGATCCATGGCGAATACTTCCCGGTGCGGGCCGAGATCGACAATCTCTCGATGCTCTCGGCGCATGCCGATTCCGACGAGATCCTCGGCTGGCTCCGCAACTTCGAACGGCCGCCCGCGCTGACATTCATCACCCACGGCGAGCCCGTCGGCTCCGACGTCCTGCGCCACCGAATCGAGGAAGAACTCGGTTGGAACTGCCGGATCCCCGAGCATGGCGAGACGGTGGCGCTGCCGTGA
- a CDS encoding hydroxyacid dehydrogenase, protein MRVAVFETEEWEHRACLRLQPEHQVVCTRDALDEGTASDHADAEAVSTFVTSTLSAAVLARFSDLKLIATRSTGYDHIDLAYCRSRGITVSNVPDYGDSTVAEHAFALLLAVARHLVEAVERTRRGNFSQAGLRGFELRDKTLGVIGTGRIGRRVVEIAKGFGMTVLAFDAHPNEEAARQLGFRYAALDAVLAAADVVTLHVPATPQTAGLLSDRAFGQMRPGAVLINTARGNIVDVPALVRALADGRLKAAGLDVLPQEPLIREEAQIFRAPSIGGYDLKALVANHVLLRFPNVIVTPHNAYNTDSAVRRIVETTMENIEAFARGEPRNVVSDG, encoded by the coding sequence ATGAGGGTTGCCGTATTCGAGACCGAGGAATGGGAGCACCGAGCCTGTCTGCGGCTGCAGCCGGAGCATCAGGTGGTCTGCACCCGCGATGCGCTCGACGAGGGGACGGCTTCGGATCACGCGGATGCCGAAGCCGTCAGCACCTTCGTCACCTCGACCCTGAGCGCTGCTGTTCTGGCGCGGTTCTCCGACCTGAAGCTCATCGCCACGCGCTCCACCGGCTACGACCATATCGACCTCGCCTACTGCCGCAGCCGTGGGATAACGGTCAGCAACGTGCCGGATTACGGCGACTCGACGGTCGCAGAGCACGCGTTCGCTCTGCTCCTCGCGGTGGCCCGCCACCTCGTCGAGGCGGTCGAGCGGACGCGGCGGGGCAACTTCTCGCAGGCCGGCCTCCGCGGCTTCGAGCTGCGGGATAAGACCCTGGGCGTGATCGGCACGGGCCGCATCGGACGCCGGGTGGTCGAGATCGCCAAGGGCTTTGGCATGACCGTCCTGGCGTTTGACGCCCATCCGAACGAAGAGGCCGCACGCCAGCTTGGCTTCCGCTACGCCGCTCTCGATGCAGTGCTCGCGGCGGCCGACGTCGTCACACTGCACGTGCCCGCCACGCCGCAGACGGCAGGTCTGCTGTCCGACCGCGCCTTCGGCCAGATGCGCCCGGGCGCCGTGCTCATCAACACGGCCCGGGGCAACATTGTCGATGTCCCGGCATTGGTACGGGCGCTGGCCGACGGCAGACTCAAGGCGGCAGGCCTTGACGTGTTGCCACAGGAACCCTTGATCCGCGAGGAGGCGCAGATCTTCCGCGCCCCATCGATCGGCGGCTACGACCTCAAGGCGCTCGTCGCCAACCACGTGCTGCTGCGGTTCCCGAACGTGATCGTGACGCCGCACAACGCCTACAACACGGACAGCGCCGTCCGGCGCATCGTCGAGACCACGATGGAGAACATTGAGGCCTTCGCGCGCGGTGAGCCACGGAACGTGGTGTCGGATGGCTGA
- the glgX gene encoding glycogen debranching protein GlgX, translated as MAEPPRSVRRALDRLQVVSGRSSGLPKPVRHAAAPAGAGNGTVGIARGDPLPLGLHECWDGVNLAVFSRHATRMEVLLFDDPAQAEPSSRIMLEPRRHRTGDAWHVRLRGDLRGRFYALRVDGPEALEEGHLFNPNRVLLDPYAGAVAGLVAGSRASTPNGEPDPLPARSVRCAIADQRFDWQDDAPLRHPWGDTIIYETHVRGLTIHPSSGARYPGQYLGVIEKIPYLQALGVTALELMPVQAFYPEAIARRNPLTGEALRDYWGYNPIALFAPMAGYAGDVAPGGELAAFKTMVRELHRAGIEVILDVVFNHTGEGGRTGPTYSFRGLDNAIYYILTPDGDYADYTGCGNTLNCNHPVVRGMIVDCLRHWVVQCHVDGFRFDLASVLGRDQSGNLLPNPPLLEQIAEDPILRDVKLIAEAWDAGGAFQVGRFPGRRWAEWNCHYRDDVRRFWRGDPGLTGAFATRLAGSSDLYQGGGESPLNSVNFITSHDGFTLNDLVSYARKHNEANGEGNRDGIDANYSENNGAEGPTDDPRIEAMRLRQIKNLLATLLLSRGVPMLLGGDEFRRTQRGNNNAYCQDNATSWYDWSLAERNASLARFVRQLIAFRKAHSVLRAETFYTDADVAWFGAKGSMPDWHGPDNRLACLVRGSHATLCLLFNASHAPCGFLLPAPPMEPWRIAVDTSKTAPDDAPDLGGAPSIDDVHEIRLEARTTMVLVSWWGNERYGRAVTRSAEHGQENSRQDQELDLGAPEPPAAMSGA; from the coding sequence ATGGCTGAGCCGCCCCGTTCCGTGCGTCGCGCGCTGGATCGGCTCCAGGTCGTGTCCGGCAGGTCCTCCGGTCTGCCGAAGCCGGTGCGTCATGCGGCCGCGCCAGCCGGCGCCGGCAACGGCACCGTCGGGATCGCCCGCGGTGATCCGCTCCCGCTTGGTCTGCACGAATGCTGGGATGGCGTGAACCTCGCGGTGTTCAGCCGCCACGCCACGCGGATGGAGGTGCTCCTGTTCGATGATCCCGCCCAGGCCGAGCCGAGCTCCCGCATCATGCTTGAGCCGCGGCGCCATCGGACCGGAGATGCTTGGCACGTCCGCCTTAGGGGCGACCTTCGCGGCAGGTTCTACGCGCTTCGGGTGGATGGGCCGGAGGCCCTGGAAGAGGGCCACCTGTTCAACCCGAACCGGGTCCTGCTCGACCCCTATGCCGGCGCCGTCGCCGGCCTGGTGGCCGGATCCCGCGCCTCCACCCCGAACGGCGAGCCGGACCCGCTTCCGGCGCGAAGCGTTCGGTGCGCGATCGCCGACCAGCGGTTCGACTGGCAGGATGATGCGCCACTCCGCCATCCCTGGGGCGACACCATCATCTACGAGACGCACGTGCGGGGGCTCACCATCCACCCCTCGTCCGGTGCCCGCTATCCCGGGCAGTATCTCGGGGTGATCGAGAAGATTCCCTACTTGCAGGCGCTCGGCGTCACCGCGCTCGAGCTGATGCCGGTGCAGGCCTTCTACCCGGAGGCGATCGCGCGGCGAAATCCGCTCACCGGCGAGGCGTTGCGCGACTACTGGGGCTACAACCCTATCGCCCTGTTCGCGCCGATGGCGGGGTACGCGGGCGACGTCGCGCCGGGCGGCGAACTCGCGGCGTTCAAGACCATGGTGCGCGAACTGCACCGGGCGGGCATCGAGGTCATCCTGGACGTCGTCTTCAATCACACGGGTGAAGGCGGACGCACCGGCCCGACCTACAGCTTCCGGGGACTCGACAACGCGATCTATTACATCCTGACCCCCGACGGGGATTACGCGGACTATACCGGCTGCGGCAACACGCTGAACTGCAACCACCCGGTGGTGCGCGGCATGATCGTCGACTGCCTGCGGCACTGGGTGGTGCAGTGCCACGTCGACGGCTTCCGCTTCGACCTCGCCTCGGTGCTCGGGCGCGACCAGAGCGGCAATCTCCTGCCGAACCCGCCGCTGCTGGAGCAGATCGCCGAGGATCCGATCCTGCGCGACGTCAAGCTGATCGCCGAGGCCTGGGATGCCGGCGGCGCCTTCCAGGTGGGCCGTTTCCCGGGCCGGCGCTGGGCCGAGTGGAACTGCCACTACCGCGACGACGTGCGCCGCTTCTGGCGGGGCGACCCCGGACTGACCGGCGCGTTCGCGACCCGGCTCGCCGGCAGCAGCGATCTCTACCAGGGCGGCGGCGAGAGCCCGCTCAACAGCGTCAACTTCATCACCAGCCACGACGGCTTCACGCTCAACGACCTCGTGAGCTACGCGCGCAAGCACAACGAGGCGAACGGCGAGGGCAACCGGGATGGCATCGACGCGAATTACAGCGAGAATAACGGCGCGGAAGGCCCGACGGATGACCCCCGCATCGAGGCCATGCGCCTGCGGCAGATCAAGAACCTGCTCGCCACGCTCCTGCTCTCCCGCGGCGTGCCGATGCTGCTCGGCGGCGACGAGTTCCGCCGCACCCAGAGGGGCAACAACAACGCCTACTGCCAGGACAATGCAACCTCCTGGTACGACTGGTCGCTGGCAGAGCGGAACGCGAGTCTCGCGCGCTTCGTCCGGCAGCTGATCGCGTTCCGCAAGGCGCATTCCGTGCTGCGCGCCGAGACCTTCTACACGGACGCGGACGTCGCCTGGTTCGGGGCGAAGGGTAGCATGCCCGACTGGCACGGGCCCGACAACCGGCTGGCCTGCCTTGTCCGCGGCAGCCACGCGACTCTGTGCCTGCTCTTCAACGCCAGCCATGCCCCGTGCGGCTTCCTCCTGCCGGCGCCGCCGATGGAGCCGTGGCGCATCGCCGTCGACACGTCGAAAACGGCGCCTGACGACGCACCGGACCTCGGCGGCGCGCCCAGCATCGATGACGTGCACGAGATCCGCCTTGAGGCCCGAACCACCATGGTCCTTGTGTCCTGGTGGGGGAACGAGCGTTACGGGCGAGCGGTCACACGAAGCGCTGAACACGGGCAAGAAAACAGCAGGCAGGATCAGGAGCTTGATCTCGGAGCTCCGGAGCCGCCGGCGGCAATGAGCGGTGCGTGA